A window from Sphingomonas sp. NBWT7 encodes these proteins:
- a CDS encoding 2Fe-2S iron-sulfur cluster binding domain-containing protein, with protein MIKHQVQIVDGSRFECPKEERVLIAMERLGLNDIFVGCRGGGCGVCKVKVTSGNYRTGKMSRLQVSEAEEAGGYALACKLFPLDNLVIELPN; from the coding sequence ATGATCAAGCATCAAGTCCAGATCGTCGATGGCAGCCGCTTCGAATGCCCCAAGGAGGAACGGGTCCTGATCGCGATGGAGCGCTTGGGGCTGAATGACATTTTCGTCGGCTGCCGCGGCGGCGGGTGCGGCGTGTGCAAGGTGAAGGTGACCAGCGGAAATTATCGCACCGGTAAAATGAGCAGGCTACAAGTGAGCGAGGCGGAAGAGGCGGGGGGTTATGCGCTCGCCTGCAAGCTGTTCCCGCTCGACAATCTCGTCATCGAATTGCCCAACTAA
- a CDS encoding IS6-like element IS6100 family transposase, translated as MTDFKWRHFQGDVILWAVRWYCRYPISYRDLEEMLAERGISVDHTTIYRWVQCYAPEMEKRLRWFWRRGFDPSWRLDETYVKVRGKWTYLYRAVDKRGDTIDFYLSPTRSAKAAKRFLGKALRGLKHWEKPATLNTDKAPSYGAAITELKREGKLDRETAHRQVKYLNNVIEADHGKLKILIKPVRGFKSIPTAYATIKGFEVMRALRKGQARPWCLQPGIRGEVRLVERAFGIGPSALTEAMGMLNHHFAAAA; from the coding sequence ATGACGGATTTCAAGTGGCGCCATTTCCAGGGTGATGTGATCCTGTGGGCGGTGCGCTGGTATTGTCGCTATCCGATCAGCTATCGCGACCTTGAGGAAATGCTGGCGGAACGCGGCATTTCGGTCGACCATACGACGATCTATCGCTGGGTCCAGTGCTACGCCCCGGAGATGGAGAAGCGGCTGCGCTGGTTCTGGCGGCGTGGCTTTGATCCGAGCTGGCGCCTGGATGAAACCTACGTCAAGGTGCGGGGCAAGTGGACCTACCTGTACCGGGCAGTCGACAAGCGGGGCGACACGATCGATTTCTACCTGTCGCCGACCCGCAGCGCCAAGGCAGCGAAGCGGTTCCTGGGCAAGGCCCTGCGAGGCCTGAAGCACTGGGAAAAGCCTGCCACGCTCAATACCGACAAAGCGCCGAGCTATGGTGCAGCGATCACCGAATTGAAGCGCGAAGGAAAGCTGGACCGGGAGACGGCCCACCGGCAGGTGAAGTATCTCAATAACGTGATCGAGGCCGATCACGGAAAGCTCAAGATACTGATCAAGCCGGTGCGCGGTTTCAAATCGATCCCCACGGCCTATGCCACGATCAAGGGATTCGAAGTCATGCGAGCCCTGCGCAAAGGACAGGCTCGCCCCTGGTGCCTGCAGCCCGGCATCAGGGGCGAGGTGCGCCTTGTGGAGAGAGCTTTTGGCATTGGGCCCTCGGCGCTGACGGAGGCCATGGGCATGCTCAACCACCATTTCGCAGCAGCCGCCTGA
- a CDS encoding DUF4143 domain-containing protein, translating to MKSVIVPSVQSPPSMLKLHDFCNRARRLNPWFANVGKRLVKAPRLYVRDSGLLHALLRLEKLDDILSHPVAGTSWEGMVIENIIGAVGDRYDAHFYRTANGAEIDLILVSGGVPEVAIEVKRSTAPSVERGFHLACDDLEIEKRWLIYPGEMAYPKPHGITAMPLVQALEQLVAGTSKPS from the coding sequence TTGAAATCCGTCATCGTTCCGTCCGTCCAATCTCCGCCAAGCATGCTCAAGCTTCACGATTTTTGCAACAGAGCCCGCAGGCTCAATCCCTGGTTTGCCAATGTCGGCAAACGACTGGTGAAGGCACCGAGGCTCTATGTTCGCGACAGCGGGCTGTTGCATGCCCTGCTGCGCCTCGAAAAGCTCGACGACATTCTTTCCCATCCTGTCGCCGGCACCAGCTGGGAAGGAATGGTTATCGAGAACATCATCGGCGCGGTCGGCGATCGCTACGATGCCCATTTCTACCGGACGGCGAATGGTGCGGAGATAGACCTCATCCTCGTGTCCGGCGGCGTTCCCGAAGTGGCCATCGAAGTGAAGCGGTCGACGGCGCCCAGCGTTGAGCGCGGGTTTCACCTTGCCTGTGACGATCTCGAGATCGAGAAGCGCTGGCTGATTTACCCCGGAGAAATGGCCTACCCGAAGCCGCACGGCATCACGGCAATGCCTCTGGTGCAGGCGCTGGAGCAGCTGGTGGCCGGGACTTCAAAACCATCATGA
- a CDS encoding non-heme iron oxygenase ferredoxin subunit, with translation MSELIRLCRVDEVKEGEPVAAHVAGLPPFAVYDVGGTYYVTDNICTHGNAMLTDGYQDGGTIECPFHGGAFDIASGAATVFPCQIPLKTYSVEVDDGWIAIRLASPEAGA, from the coding sequence ATGAGCGAGCTGATTCGCCTGTGCCGAGTGGATGAGGTGAAGGAGGGCGAGCCGGTGGCGGCGCATGTCGCCGGGCTGCCGCCGTTTGCGGTCTATGATGTCGGGGGCACTTATTATGTGACCGACAACATCTGCACGCACGGCAATGCGATGCTGACCGACGGCTATCAGGACGGCGGCACGATCGAATGCCCGTTCCATGGCGGCGCGTTCGACATTGCGAGCGGGGCGGCGACGGTGTTCCCGTGCCAGATCCCGCTCAAGACCTATAGTGTCGAGGTCGACGACGGCTGGATCGCGATCCGGCTGGCATCGCCCGAAGCGGGCGCCTGA
- a CDS encoding recombinase family protein, translating to MALIGYARVSTDEQDTAAQLSALRAEGCTVILEDKASGGSRDRPNLARALERVRHGDTLLVVRIDRLARSLSHLLEIVETLRGKGAYFRSIHDPIDTSSAQGMLMTQMLGAFAEFERALIRERTRAGLKAAVARGAKPGNPKMRSRDPAAIADIRYALKERYLHELVDDRHRWLPTVARLRPHLPWGIVLRQIRAITPPVRSFSERTLVKACRTLVKAGYADPTILDPAPRLPPDTRVARLVADRRKTHPDSSLREIAAWLTRDLREPTPRGGLAWSPEGVRRVIDQAEKLHLMDT from the coding sequence ATGGCCCTGATCGGCTACGCGCGCGTCTCGACCGACGAACAGGACACCGCCGCGCAGCTCAGTGCCTTGCGCGCTGAGGGTTGCACGGTGATCCTCGAGGACAAGGCGAGCGGTGGCAGCCGCGATCGGCCGAACCTTGCACGAGCGCTCGAGCGCGTGCGGCACGGCGACACGCTGCTGGTGGTCCGGATCGACCGCTTGGCCCGGTCGCTCTCGCATCTGCTCGAGATCGTCGAGACCTTGCGGGGGAAGGGGGCCTATTTCCGCTCGATCCACGATCCCATCGACACGTCGAGCGCGCAAGGCATGCTGATGACCCAGATGCTCGGCGCCTTCGCCGAATTCGAGCGAGCATTGATCCGCGAACGGACCAGGGCCGGCCTCAAGGCCGCTGTCGCGCGCGGGGCGAAGCCCGGGAACCCGAAGATGCGCTCGCGCGATCCAGCGGCGATCGCAGACATCCGGTACGCCCTCAAGGAGCGCTATCTCCATGAACTGGTCGATGATCGGCACCGATGGTTACCCACGGTCGCGCGACTGCGGCCACACCTCCCCTGGGGGATCGTGCTGCGACAAATCCGCGCGATCACACCGCCGGTTCGTTCGTTCAGTGAGCGGACGCTCGTGAAAGCGTGCCGAACGCTGGTCAAGGCAGGGTATGCGGACCCGACGATCCTCGATCCGGCGCCGCGCTTGCCGCCTGATACGCGGGTCGCGCGGCTTGTCGCCGATCGACGAAAGACGCATCCGGATTCTTCGCTGCGAGAAATCGCCGCGTGGCTGACACGGGATCTGCGTGAACCAACTCCGCGGGGTGGGCTGGCGTGGTCGCCTGAAGGGGTCCGGCGGGTGATTGACCAAGCCGAGAAGCTGCATTTGATGGACACCTGA
- a CDS encoding TniQ family protein: MIAPNVPLADELLTSWHARQRRSRRGRTLSKPKAVRDRKGNWRHPDIRPMQAWLKAAADRLDVSAIRLAEQSLARRYPALALDFLVWEHLPRPVDYPEVSAVPRLGISWCSRCLAEGFANDEPAYVRQQWVLAASGFCHRHRWPLEDRCNACGSLNWRFATPARGPLRMICGACWRPLERASVSTLDAEKAARACWDHAITFELQLMGAMAGKTPDQFRFNFTSASQLLDQVRDICSLLTRSPPGHDHWGGRTRAIALNDFACDAITPGMRDYRFLSYDEPNPLATATPLLRRCLLAAAHAIIDSDPGTTTALFGPDAPPAIDTFVAGMNRELLDSYPAATGHWSPTFTRQIEAAKQRRRRRSTLAKFKLRRFAGNTAFAEV; the protein is encoded by the coding sequence ATGATTGCACCCAATGTACCGCTCGCTGACGAACTGCTCACGTCCTGGCATGCGCGCCAGCGCCGATCGCGCCGCGGACGAACGCTTTCCAAGCCCAAAGCGGTTCGAGATCGCAAAGGCAACTGGCGACACCCCGATATTCGGCCGATGCAGGCTTGGCTGAAAGCCGCCGCCGATCGCCTGGACGTGTCGGCAATTCGCTTGGCCGAGCAAAGCCTTGCACGGCGATACCCTGCTCTCGCGCTCGACTTTCTGGTCTGGGAGCACCTACCCCGCCCGGTCGACTATCCCGAAGTCAGCGCCGTTCCGAGGCTCGGCATCTCCTGGTGTAGCCGGTGCCTCGCAGAGGGCTTTGCCAATGACGAACCTGCCTACGTCCGGCAGCAATGGGTATTGGCCGCTTCAGGGTTCTGCCACCGGCACCGCTGGCCTTTGGAGGACCGGTGCAACGCGTGCGGATCGCTGAACTGGCGCTTTGCGACGCCGGCCCGCGGGCCGCTACGAATGATCTGCGGGGCATGCTGGCGACCACTGGAAAGAGCTTCCGTGTCGACACTCGACGCTGAAAAGGCCGCCCGGGCCTGCTGGGACCACGCCATTACATTCGAGTTGCAGTTGATGGGTGCCATGGCAGGCAAAACCCCCGACCAGTTCCGCTTCAACTTCACATCGGCCAGCCAGCTCCTCGATCAGGTGCGCGACATTTGCAGCCTCCTGACCCGATCCCCGCCGGGCCACGACCATTGGGGAGGCAGGACCAGGGCCATCGCGCTCAACGATTTCGCATGCGACGCGATAACGCCCGGCATGCGCGACTACCGATTTCTTTCATACGATGAACCGAACCCACTCGCCACGGCAACACCACTGCTGCGCCGGTGCCTCCTTGCGGCCGCCCACGCAATCATCGACTCCGATCCAGGGACGACCACCGCGCTGTTCGGCCCTGACGCACCGCCGGCAATCGACACCTTCGTCGCCGGGATGAATCGCGAGCTGCTTGACAGCTATCCCGCCGCCACGGGCCACTGGTCTCCCACGTTCACTCGACAAATTGAGGCTGCAAAGCAGCGGAGGCGGCGGCGCTCGACCCTCGCAAAGTTCAAACTACGCCGTTTCGCCGGCAACACAGCCTTCGCGGAGGTGTAG
- a CDS encoding TniB family NTP-binding protein — translation MTDLYDHLFPAYREQAVLSDEERIDWLRRDRWVSLPQAEAALGRLEDLLTYPQRGRMPCLLLFGSTGMGKSEILNRFAELHASRYDKRAGLTTMPIVMVQMPPQPTEDEFYTELMLAMNYAEFDHISLRSLRSLARRTLGEFGTKVLVLDEIDKMLAGSPRQQRIFLNTIRFLTNDLRIPIVCAGTEDARIAILTDPNLADRFAAFELAPWRNDHSLRQLMASFAGLLPLRRSSRLDDHEVRQRVIALTEGVTGRIFRIMEAVAIEAIRNGREMIDADSFEDDQLLLPLVSMQVIASAKRAMRRRAA, via the coding sequence ATGACCGACCTCTACGATCATTTGTTTCCCGCATATCGCGAGCAGGCGGTGTTATCCGATGAAGAGCGCATCGACTGGCTGCGACGCGACCGATGGGTTTCGCTTCCGCAAGCCGAAGCGGCACTCGGCAGGCTTGAGGATCTGCTGACCTATCCGCAGCGCGGGCGCATGCCCTGCCTGCTGCTGTTCGGATCGACCGGGATGGGTAAGAGTGAAATCCTCAACCGCTTCGCTGAACTACACGCGAGCAGGTACGACAAGCGCGCCGGTCTCACGACCATGCCGATCGTGATGGTGCAGATGCCGCCGCAACCGACTGAGGACGAATTCTACACTGAGCTTATGCTGGCGATGAACTATGCCGAGTTCGATCATATCAGCCTGCGATCGCTGCGCTCACTCGCACGACGGACCCTTGGCGAGTTCGGAACCAAGGTGCTTGTGCTCGACGAAATCGATAAGATGCTGGCGGGCTCGCCGCGCCAGCAACGGATATTCCTCAACACTATCCGTTTTCTGACCAACGATTTGCGCATCCCGATCGTATGCGCGGGCACGGAAGATGCGCGCATCGCGATCCTCACCGATCCCAATCTCGCCGACCGCTTTGCCGCTTTCGAGCTTGCCCCATGGCGTAACGATCACAGCCTGCGCCAGCTTATGGCGAGTTTCGCGGGATTGCTGCCCTTACGCCGTTCTTCCCGGCTCGATGACCATGAGGTCCGTCAACGCGTCATTGCGCTAACCGAGGGCGTGACAGGCCGGATATTCCGAATCATGGAGGCTGTCGCCATTGAGGCGATCCGCAACGGCCGCGAGATGATCGACGCCGACAGCTTCGAAGACGACCAGCTATTGCTCCCGCTCGTGTCGATGCAAGTAATTGCCAGCGCCAAGCGGGCGATGCGCCGGCGCGCGGCATGA
- a CDS encoding Mu transposase C-terminal domain-containing protein — protein sequence MAETGTALTRADSTAWSIACNREPTIRALANLPKITRAAMLDASAELSLSRSRLFELVARYREDPVTSSLVDRPEGFPKGRRRLPPEVDQLVASEIEQFYLTRPKPTLARLVRDIRHACYERGLRSPTRKTIAARVATIDRERLIRKRDGAKAASDRYRPVIGSYTADHPLQIVQMDHTPADIIIVDEHFRKPLGRPTLTLQIDIATRVIPGFYISLESPSATSVGMAIRHAVLPKMAWLEEREIKIDYPIFGIPKTLHLDNAPEFRSRALKRGCQQHGINLKYRPRRTPHYGGHIERLIGTTIGAVHLLPGTTFSNIQAKGDYDAEGQACMTLREFEQWFTIEVGVYHGSIHSELGIPPLTAWADGLGVRPDPLRLPADPDRFLLNFLPFEMRKIRREGIELFHAFYWHGGLASLIANCGQKLPIKYNPLNLSAVYVELSDNEHLTVPLSDRRRPAITKFEHDLAVRTLRERGRQAVDEQSLFDMVNEQRRIVLDAIHKTKAARKSAQRVAYALEAGFPPSPHSLPPPPTSPEPDDTEPIVPFQIEERL from the coding sequence ATGGCCGAAACGGGCACGGCTCTTACGAGAGCGGATTCTACAGCCTGGAGCATCGCTTGCAATCGCGAGCCGACTATTCGTGCGCTCGCCAACCTACCTAAAATTACCCGCGCCGCCATGTTGGATGCGAGCGCGGAACTGAGTCTGAGCAGGTCGCGCCTTTTTGAGCTGGTGGCGCGCTACCGGGAAGATCCCGTTACCAGTTCCCTTGTCGATCGGCCCGAAGGCTTTCCCAAAGGACGCCGCCGCCTGCCGCCAGAGGTCGACCAGCTCGTCGCCTCCGAAATCGAGCAGTTCTACCTAACCCGCCCCAAGCCAACCCTCGCGCGACTGGTACGCGACATCCGGCACGCCTGTTATGAGCGCGGCCTACGCTCTCCAACGCGTAAGACGATCGCCGCACGCGTTGCCACGATCGACCGGGAGCGGCTCATCAGGAAGCGCGACGGGGCGAAAGCAGCGTCTGATCGATATAGACCAGTGATCGGATCTTACACAGCCGACCATCCTCTTCAGATCGTCCAGATGGATCACACGCCTGCCGACATCATCATCGTCGACGAACATTTCCGCAAACCTCTCGGTCGCCCGACGTTGACCCTGCAGATCGACATCGCGACGCGCGTGATCCCAGGCTTCTATATCTCGCTCGAAAGCCCGTCGGCCACGTCAGTCGGCATGGCGATCCGTCACGCGGTCCTGCCAAAGATGGCTTGGCTTGAGGAGCGGGAGATCAAGATTGATTATCCCATCTTCGGCATTCCCAAGACACTGCATCTCGACAATGCCCCAGAGTTCCGGTCCCGGGCGCTGAAGCGCGGCTGCCAGCAGCATGGCATCAATCTCAAGTACCGGCCCCGACGTACGCCCCACTACGGCGGCCACATTGAGCGCCTGATCGGAACAACGATCGGCGCCGTGCACCTCCTACCGGGTACGACCTTCTCAAATATCCAAGCCAAAGGCGATTACGACGCGGAAGGCCAAGCCTGCATGACACTGCGCGAGTTCGAGCAATGGTTTACGATTGAAGTTGGCGTCTATCATGGTTCGATTCATAGCGAGCTTGGCATTCCTCCCCTCACGGCCTGGGCCGACGGGCTCGGTGTTCGCCCCGATCCGCTCCGGCTCCCGGCCGATCCCGATCGCTTCCTGCTGAATTTTCTCCCTTTCGAAATGCGGAAGATCAGGCGTGAGGGTATCGAGCTGTTCCACGCCTTCTACTGGCACGGCGGTTTAGCCAGCCTCATCGCAAACTGCGGCCAAAAGCTCCCGATCAAATACAATCCCCTCAACCTCTCGGCAGTCTACGTCGAGCTGTCCGATAACGAGCATCTGACGGTCCCGCTTAGTGATCGGCGGCGGCCTGCCATCACTAAGTTCGAGCACGACCTGGCAGTCCGAACGCTGCGCGAGCGCGGGCGCCAGGCTGTCGATGAACAGTCGCTGTTTGACATGGTCAACGAGCAGCGGCGCATCGTCCTTGACGCGATCCACAAGACTAAGGCGGCCCGAAAATCCGCGCAGCGTGTTGCCTATGCCCTCGAAGCAGGTTTTCCGCCGTCCCCGCACTCTCTGCCGCCGCCGCCCACATCGCCCGAGCCGGATGATACGGAGCCTATTGTCCCGTTCCAGATCGAGGAACGATTATGA
- a CDS encoding tyrosine-type recombinase/integrase: protein MSETVPSAANTPPSARTRVAVGDTHTLDLVVQDVRDLVGAGVAVDAGLIAAAVRGWSANTRRAFRSDLTLWGQWCRTARVRAVDASVETVAGWVRALAGIDASVEKMRAAATIARYLVHVGWAYRMAGLDDPTAAPLVRFEMKAARKTLGTRQRQARALRFKGDIADLDSPASGVCLAHLLKACRRDLLGHRDEALLRVAYDSGCRRSELVAIMVDAIDGPDGEGAGTLFIPTSKTDREREGAVAYLSPATMRAIARWRDAGHIDTGALFRRVETHFDGSVRTIGQGALHPNSITLIYKRLIRAAFDRKLLGEMSEAELQRWLKAVSSHSIRVGVAQDNFAAGESLPAIMQAYRWRDPKTVMRYGAKLAAKSGASARMAARLSASATGES, encoded by the coding sequence ATGAGCGAAACCGTGCCTTCTGCCGCCAATACGCCGCCGTCGGCGCGGACGAGGGTGGCCGTGGGCGACACGCACACGCTCGATCTCGTCGTTCAGGACGTGCGCGATCTCGTCGGCGCCGGCGTGGCGGTCGATGCCGGCCTGATTGCCGCAGCGGTGCGCGGATGGTCGGCCAATACTCGCCGCGCTTTCCGCTCCGACCTGACTCTGTGGGGGCAGTGGTGTCGCACCGCGCGCGTGCGCGCTGTCGACGCCAGCGTGGAGACGGTCGCGGGCTGGGTGCGGGCGCTGGCGGGGATCGATGCCTCGGTCGAGAAGATGCGCGCCGCCGCGACGATCGCGCGCTACCTCGTCCATGTCGGCTGGGCATATCGCATGGCCGGGCTCGACGATCCCACCGCCGCGCCCCTGGTCCGGTTTGAGATGAAGGCGGCGCGCAAGACGCTCGGCACCCGCCAGCGCCAGGCGCGGGCGCTGCGCTTCAAGGGCGACATCGCCGACCTCGACAGCCCGGCGAGCGGCGTCTGCCTCGCGCATCTGCTCAAAGCCTGCCGCCGCGATCTGCTTGGGCATCGCGACGAAGCTCTGCTGCGCGTCGCCTATGACAGCGGTTGCCGGCGCTCGGAACTGGTCGCGATCATGGTCGACGCAATCGACGGTCCGGACGGGGAAGGGGCGGGGACGCTGTTCATTCCGACAAGCAAGACCGATCGCGAGCGCGAGGGCGCGGTCGCCTATCTGTCGCCGGCGACGATGCGCGCGATCGCCCGCTGGCGTGACGCCGGCCATATCGACACGGGCGCGCTGTTCCGCCGGGTCGAGACCCATTTCGACGGGTCGGTGCGGACGATAGGGCAGGGGGCTTTGCACCCCAACAGCATCACGCTGATCTACAAGCGGCTGATCCGCGCCGCGTTCGATCGGAAGTTGCTGGGAGAGATGAGCGAAGCCGAGCTGCAGCGCTGGCTGAAAGCGGTGTCGAGCCATTCAATCCGGGTCGGGGTGGCGCAAGACAATTTCGCGGCGGGCGAGAGCCTGCCCGCGATCATGCAGGCCTATCGCTGGCGCGATCCCAAGACGGTGATGCGCTACGGCGCCAAGCTCGCGGCGAAAAGCGGGGCAAGTGCGCGGATGGCGGCGCGGCTGTCGGCATCGGCCACTGGGGAGAGCTGA
- a CDS encoding ATP-binding protein — protein sequence MLLRHATHRVHEALQDTRVVMLAGPRQAGKTTLARSLAEKSRTYLTLDDATTLSAAKSDPAGLVRGLDQAIIDEVQRAPDLLLAIKESVDRDPRPGRFLITGSANLMTLPRIADSLAGRMEIIRLLPLAQSEILAQPAPRFLEFLFAGRAPEPGTLRLGGDLVDLVLAGGYPEAVARKSWTRRQDWYDNYVEAVVERDVRDIASVDQLDRMPRLLRALAAHAGQLINHAGVGAGLDLNHVTTQKYTGIFEQLFLVRTLPPWHNNALKRLTKKPKLHFLDSGLLAALTGLTPEKVAADRSRFGAILETFVFSEILKLTGWSDDRFSLSHFRDKELDEVDIVLEDRDGRIVGLEVKASATVRSEDFSGLRKLAAATGQRFAFGAVLYDHEQTIAFGDRLAAAPLSSLWG from the coding sequence ATGCTTCTTCGTCATGCAACCCATCGCGTCCATGAGGCCCTGCAGGATACCAGGGTGGTCATGCTGGCCGGACCCCGGCAAGCAGGCAAGACCACCCTCGCCCGCTCCCTCGCGGAGAAATCCCGGACCTATCTGACGCTTGACGACGCGACGACCCTGTCTGCCGCGAAATCCGATCCGGCCGGGCTGGTGCGCGGGCTTGACCAGGCGATCATCGACGAGGTCCAGCGCGCACCCGATCTCCTCCTGGCCATCAAGGAAAGCGTCGATCGGGATCCCCGCCCCGGCCGCTTCCTCATAACCGGCTCGGCCAATCTGATGACGCTGCCGCGCATAGCGGACTCGCTTGCGGGCAGAATGGAGATCATCCGCCTCTTGCCGCTCGCCCAATCCGAGATTCTTGCGCAGCCAGCACCGCGCTTCCTCGAGTTTCTCTTCGCCGGTCGAGCGCCGGAACCCGGAACGCTGCGGCTCGGCGGCGACCTCGTCGATCTGGTGCTGGCCGGCGGCTATCCGGAGGCCGTCGCGCGCAAAAGCTGGACCCGACGCCAGGATTGGTACGACAACTATGTCGAGGCCGTGGTCGAGCGAGACGTCCGCGACATCGCCAGCGTCGACCAACTCGATCGCATGCCGCGCCTGCTTCGGGCGCTTGCCGCTCATGCCGGGCAATTGATCAACCACGCGGGTGTCGGCGCCGGTCTCGATCTCAATCATGTGACCACCCAGAAATATACCGGGATCTTCGAGCAGCTGTTTCTCGTGCGGACCTTGCCGCCCTGGCACAATAACGCCCTCAAGCGCCTGACCAAGAAACCCAAGCTGCATTTCCTCGATTCAGGCCTCCTGGCCGCGCTCACCGGCCTCACACCCGAAAAGGTGGCAGCGGATCGCTCCCGTTTCGGCGCCATTCTCGAAACCTTCGTGTTCTCGGAGATCCTCAAGCTCACAGGCTGGTCCGACGACCGCTTCTCGCTGAGCCACTTCCGGGACAAGGAGCTGGATGAGGTCGATATCGTCCTCGAGGACCGGGACGGGCGGATCGTCGGCCTGGAGGTCAAGGCGTCCGCGACGGTCCGCTCCGAGGATTTCTCGGGCCTGCGCAAACTCGCCGCTGCGACGGGGCAACGATTTGCGTTCGGCGCCGTGCTCTACGATCATGAGCAGACGATAGCCTTTGGCGACCGCCTGGCCGCAGCACCGCTTTCCAGCCTCTGGGGCTGA
- a CDS encoding IS3 family transposase (programmed frameshift): MPSKKHKPEEIIGKLREVEIVLAQGASTAEACRRIAVSEQTYYRWRKEYGGLKTDQARRMKDLEKENQRLRRAISDLTLDKLILQEAAPGKLLSPARRRRCIDQLRRELPIRVSERRICRVLGQHRSTQRKVPRGADDEQALTEDIIALAKQYGRYGYRRVTALLCHAGWTVNHKRVERIWRREGLKVPQRQPKRGRLWLNDGSCIRLRPEYPGHVWAYDFVEGRTHDGRKFRILTIIDEASRECLALIVARQFKHEDVLAALADLFISRGPPAHIRSDNGSEFIATAVQKWLGQIGVKTLYIAPGSPWENGYNESFNGSLRDELLNGEIFYSLAEAKVLIEAWRRHYNTVRPHSSLGYRPPAPETATPPYPASGSASLHLRPDMAAMGLIH; the protein is encoded by the exons ATGCCGAGCAAGAAGCACAAGCCTGAAGAGATCATCGGCAAGCTGCGTGAAGTTGAGATTGTGCTGGCGCAGGGAGCCTCGACTGCCGAGGCATGTCGGCGGATCGCGGTCAGCGAGCAAACCTATTATCGCTGGCGCAAGGAATATGGCGGCCTGAAGACCGATCAGGCGCGGCGGATGAAGGACCTGGAGAAGGAGAACCAGCGACTACGCCGCGCGATCTCCGACCTGACGCTGGACAAGCTGATATTGCAGGAGGCGGCAC CGGGGAAACTTCTGAGCCCCGCGCGGCGGCGGCGCTGCATCGATCAATTACGACGAGAGTTGCCGATCCGGGTATCCGAGCGACGGATATGCCGGGTTCTGGGCCAGCACCGATCGACACAGCGCAAGGTGCCGCGCGGGGCGGATGACGAACAAGCACTGACAGAGGACATCATCGCCTTGGCGAAGCAATATGGTCGTTACGGCTACCGCCGGGTGACAGCGTTGCTGTGCCACGCGGGGTGGACGGTGAACCATAAACGGGTCGAGCGGATATGGCGGCGCGAAGGGCTCAAGGTGCCGCAGCGCCAGCCAAAGCGCGGACGTCTATGGCTCAACGACGGATCATGCATCCGGCTGCGGCCCGAGTATCCGGGACACGTGTGGGCCTACGACTTCGTCGAGGGGCGCACCCATGACGGCCGCAAGTTCCGCATCCTGACGATCATCGACGAGGCCAGCAGGGAATGCCTGGCGCTCATCGTTGCACGGCAGTTCAAGCACGAGGATGTTCTGGCGGCCTTGGCCGATCTGTTCATCTCGCGTGGGCCGCCAGCGCATATACGATCCGATAATGGTAGCGAATTTATCGCGACAGCCGTCCAGAAATGGCTGGGGCAGATCGGCGTGAAGACCCTCTACATCGCGCCGGGATCGCCATGGGAGAATGGCTATAACGAAAGCTTCAACGGGTCGCTTCGCGACGAACTGCTCAACGGCGAGATCTTCTACAGCCTCGCCGAGGCCAAGGTGTTGATCGAAGCCTGGCGGCGGCATTACAACACCGTCCGTCCGCATAGCAGCCTGGGATACCGGCCACCGGCCCCGGAAACGGCGACACCGCCATATCCGGCCTCCGGTTCCGCTTCGCTCCACCTCCGTCCGGATATGGCGGCAATGGGACTAATCCACTAA